Within the Effusibacillus pohliae DSM 22757 genome, the region GGCGAGCACTGTATCGATGTCTTGGGTACCAGGAACCTCTGTCAGGGTATATTGATTCGTTTTTGACTTCCTTAAACCCGTTTGATGGGAATAGTTTTCCACAATCTTTAAAACCCCTCGTTCATCCCGCAGTTCCCGAATGGCGTCCACGAGCGAGTCTTTGGCCATGCCGGTAAGCTGTTGCATGCGGGCGAAGCCAAAGTAAAAATACCCTCCAACCATCCGATATTGGTACAACGCCGCCAGGAGGAGCCTTTGCGCCGCCAGGTTCGGTGTTTTGCTTCGGATCCAATGCACATCTCCAGCCGTGAAATCGACCGACGCCTGAATTCCCCCGGTAAAGCGGTGTTCCCACACATATTTGGCGATGTGGTCCAGGTCCTTCAAATGCGCAAACCACCTCGTTCGGATGTTTGCGCCGTTAAGTTGGTACTGTTTTTGGGACCAATCAACAAGAATCTCCAACAACTCATCGTATGAGCCTGGTTTCAGGTGGTTGACCGCATATGCCGCCGCCCGCAGGGTCGTGTTGTGGCGGGTGCCACGTGCTTCAATCCCGAGTTTGAAAGCCATTTCGGTGGCGGCCGCCGACCAGGAGTCATCCATTCGGATTTTTCGTTTGCGAGCTTTTAGAGCTTTCCGTTCCGCCTCAAATTGATCGAGGAGTTTCCGGGGGATCGGCCGAATCTGAAGGTAATAACGGTACGGATCGGTCAGTGGCGTCAAAGTGAAAGCGTCCACAAACCCGCAGAACGTTTTAGCCTCCCAGTGGATGCCCAGGGGCAGTTTAATCGCTTTGGTGAGGGGGAGGCACTCCACGCTGACTCGATCCATGGACACGTCAGGGTGATTGGTGAAATACACGAACAAGTTTCGAGCCATTGTGTGGCTGATCATCTCGTCGAAGAAAAGGGAGACGTGATACCCCTTGCCACCGCTTGCGGAGACATGGGGTTCGAGTTGATGGCGCTTCATCACTTTGACCAGCGCACGGACGACCTGTTTCGCCCGCATTTGGGCGTCGGCAGCCGATTCTCCCCACTGGGGCACCGCATCCACGTCAAACACCACGACTTTGGTTTTCGATTTGAAGCGGGATTTGACACCCACGGTGTGCCGACCACGAAAGTGTTTTTTGAGGGCTTCTCTGGTCAGGCGGTTGCAAGGCCAACCGGTCGACTCGGGAGTAATCGTGAACCACTCCGCTTTGTTCTCCAGTTGCTCCATTAGTGTCCACTCCATCCGGCTGGGCGCATAAAGTTCCAGTGTCTTTTCAACAAGGGCGTTGATCAGGCTGGTCGGCCCAAAAAGCCGGGCGTAGGTTTCTGACAAGGTTTCTTGACGCTCCATCCACGGATCAACTGGGCCGTCCGGATGTTCCTGCTGCTCCAGTTCGACAAGCTTTTCGGGCTTTCGGATCCGTTTCAATTTCCGTTGCGGTTCCAGGAAGTCGGCATGAGATTTCAGATGTGACGCCCATAACCGGGGGAAGCTTCTGCCGCACAAAGCGCAACAAACGTGCGTGTCCGAGAGACGGGGCAGTAATTTTTCTCGAAAGTTCGTAATCGTAAAAAATTCGTTGTACATATGCGTATCACCTCCAAGGAGGGGGGATGTGGCCCAATCGT harbors:
- a CDS encoding TOTE conflict system archaeo-eukaryotic primase domain-containing protein, whose translation is MYNEFFTITNFREKLLPRLSDTHVCCALCGRSFPRLWASHLKSHADFLEPQRKLKRIRKPEKLVELEQQEHPDGPVDPWMERQETLSETYARLFGPTSLINALVEKTLELYAPSRMEWTLMEQLENKAEWFTITPESTGWPCNRLTREALKKHFRGRHTVGVKSRFKSKTKVVVFDVDAVPQWGESAADAQMRAKQVVRALVKVMKRHQLEPHVSASGGKGYHVSLFFDEMISHTMARNLFVYFTNHPDVSMDRVSVECLPLTKAIKLPLGIHWEAKTFCGFVDAFTLTPLTDPYRYYLQIRPIPRKLLDQFEAERKALKARKRKIRMDDSWSAAATEMAFKLGIEARGTRHNTTLRAAAYAVNHLKPGSYDELLEILVDWSQKQYQLNGANIRTRWFAHLKDLDHIAKYVWEHRFTGGIQASVDFTAGDVHWIRSKTPNLAAQRLLLAALYQYRMVGGYFYFGFARMQQLTGMAKDSLVDAIRELRDERGVLKIVENYSHQTGLRKSKTNQYTLTEVPGTQDIDTVLATITSGTWTVDLWYRLLLKLFTRQQLKKAYPFSYHRILAVIENKRIAG